In the genome of Acidobacteriota bacterium, one region contains:
- the nth gene encoding endonuclease III, translating to MSAKALSAFLETVRGWKEGRVEPVVGRIRETRPDPFAILVGTLLSLRTRDATTEKAFERLWPLAPTAEALAGLPLEALEAAIRPVGFYRTKARTLQAVARRLIERHGGRVPDDLDSLLSLPGVGRKTANLVLTEGFGKRGICVDTHVHRILNWWGFVATRHPDETEQVLRRTLPRRWWMSVNALLVSFGQEVCRPVGPRCGECPLAPKCPFPGKKSASGPGARRGRKDSSPGPAGPS from the coding sequence ATGTCGGCGAAAGCACTCTCCGCATTTCTCGAAACCGTCCGCGGCTGGAAAGAGGGCCGCGTCGAGCCCGTCGTGGGCCGAATCCGGGAGACCCGGCCCGACCCCTTCGCCATCCTCGTCGGCACCCTTCTCTCCCTGCGGACCAGGGACGCCACGACGGAGAAGGCCTTCGAACGCCTGTGGCCGCTGGCTCCCACGGCCGAGGCCCTGGCGGGGCTTCCCCTGGAAGCGCTGGAGGCCGCCATCCGACCGGTGGGCTTTTACAGGACCAAGGCCCGGACGCTCCAGGCCGTGGCCCGCCGGCTCATCGAGCGCCACGGCGGCCGGGTTCCGGACGACCTGGACTCGCTCCTTTCCCTGCCGGGCGTGGGGAGGAAGACGGCCAACCTGGTTCTGACGGAGGGGTTCGGCAAGAGGGGCATCTGCGTGGACACCCACGTCCACCGCATCCTCAACTGGTGGGGCTTCGTCGCCACCCGCCATCCGGACGAGACCGAGCAGGTCCTGAGAAGGACGCTTCCCCGCCGCTGGTGGATGTCCGTCAACGCGCTCCTCGTCTCCTTCGGCCAGGAGGTCTGCCGCCCAGTGGGTCCTCGGTGCGGCGAGTGCCCGCTGGCTCCGAAGTGCCCGTTTCCCGGAAAGAAGTCGGCCTCCGGGCCCGGGGCCCGTCGGGGCCGGAAAGACTCAAGTCCAGGTCCCGCTGGCCCGAGTTAG
- a CDS encoding efflux RND transporter permease subunit — translation MRTSSLPAFSLRRPVTTLMVFFSFLLLGGVAASRIPLQLLPDGFNPPFMWIWIPYANSSPTEVEDKITRPVEESLRTLKNLGGIWSTSRSDAAVVRMRFDSNTDMGLAYAEARDRVERVKPTLPEDVREVYLQRANPNDEAVYILGVQFDGYVEDPYYLLKNGLGQKILRLPGIAKVDVGGADEKVIQVELDMDRVKAHQVNLYELTRRLRSDNFTLASGHVDEGNRRYLVRSVARYPTIESIAGLPVRGDGLKVSDIAKVTYGVPEITRHFRIDGKPSYVLEIFKESASNTVEVCRRIDEEVDRLSLQYPGVRLIKFDDDAKYITESLGLLLNNGVVGGLLAAFLLFYFLRRVRITLLITLAIPLALLITIVVMYFAGQSLNIISMMGLMLSVGMLVDNSVVVVENMTRVMTEEGRTAREAAVRGAGEVSLAILMSTLTTMVVFLPSVLLTQDGMMRFFMGQLAIPICISLAASLLVSLLFIPLWSSIVLKDAREPGALLKACDRVYERTLGWANRRYVDLLALTLHHRSAALTLLALVVVVTVAVPFQRVHMTEEDNGSGRNIWVGFNFPGAFTLEDSDAFMRKVEAKVESLRDKYDIKHYRIWASKTRGNIRVLLKDMSESDLEVPWVAEHLVKELPTQPGVTQFTNWSQSLSSGEADMRIYLLADDTGQLLDTSPEVVRRLKLIPDVVAVDTDLEEGNDEVRLQLDREALQQYDVSPEVLSSLVAYAVRGYPLPKYRYEGKDVEVRIQVQKSDRENLDQIRDLAVPTRGGGTVPLASVATFQVRRALQEISRFNGRTALGLKISTTLKDKKELEKRVMGVVNSMQLPQGMTVSTSNLLGRGGNAGQDFAAGLALSICFVFLLMGVLFESFMLPFVVITSIPLAFAGSWWLLYAMGSELNIMAVIGTILLAGVVVNNAIVLVDRVNQLRKEGSDREEALLEAARQRFRPILMTALTTILGLLPMAFGKAAFVGIPYSPMGLTFVGGLTAGTFLTLLVVPLFYQIFDGWRESLSVRFTRVARTWGPARWARARSAEEGP, via the coding sequence GCTTCGACTCCAACACCGACATGGGCCTCGCCTACGCCGAGGCCCGCGACCGGGTGGAGCGCGTCAAACCAACCCTCCCGGAGGACGTCCGCGAGGTCTACCTCCAGAGGGCCAACCCCAACGACGAGGCGGTGTACATCCTGGGGGTCCAGTTCGACGGGTACGTGGAGGACCCCTACTACCTCCTCAAGAACGGCCTGGGGCAGAAGATCCTCCGGCTTCCGGGCATCGCCAAGGTGGACGTGGGCGGCGCCGACGAGAAGGTGATCCAGGTGGAGCTGGACATGGACCGCGTCAAGGCCCACCAGGTGAACCTCTACGAACTCACGCGCCGGCTGAGGAGCGATAACTTCACCCTCGCCTCGGGGCACGTGGACGAGGGGAACCGGCGGTACCTCGTCCGGTCCGTGGCCCGCTACCCCACCATCGAGTCCATCGCCGGCCTACCGGTCCGCGGGGACGGGCTCAAGGTCTCCGACATCGCCAAGGTGACCTACGGGGTCCCGGAAATCACCCGGCACTTCCGCATCGACGGCAAACCCTCCTACGTGCTGGAGATCTTCAAGGAATCGGCTTCGAACACCGTGGAGGTCTGCCGGCGGATCGACGAGGAGGTGGACCGGCTCTCCCTCCAGTATCCCGGCGTGCGGCTCATCAAATTCGACGACGACGCCAAGTACATCACCGAGTCGCTCGGCCTCCTTCTCAACAACGGCGTGGTGGGAGGCCTTCTGGCCGCCTTCCTCCTCTTCTACTTCCTCCGGCGGGTGAGGATCACCCTCCTCATCACGCTGGCCATCCCATTGGCCCTTCTCATCACGATCGTGGTGATGTACTTCGCGGGGCAGTCCCTGAACATCATCTCCATGATGGGCCTCATGCTCTCGGTGGGCATGCTCGTGGACAACTCCGTCGTGGTGGTGGAGAACATGACCCGGGTCATGACCGAGGAGGGGCGAACGGCCCGGGAGGCCGCCGTGAGAGGGGCGGGCGAGGTGAGCCTCGCCATCCTCATGTCCACCCTCACGACCATGGTGGTCTTCCTGCCGTCCGTCCTCCTCACCCAGGACGGGATGATGCGGTTCTTCATGGGCCAGCTCGCCATTCCCATCTGCATTTCGCTGGCGGCATCGCTCCTGGTTTCCCTGCTCTTCATCCCTCTCTGGTCCTCCATCGTTCTCAAGGACGCCCGGGAGCCGGGGGCGCTCCTCAAGGCGTGCGACCGGGTGTACGAGCGGACGCTGGGGTGGGCCAACCGCCGCTACGTGGACCTCCTCGCCCTGACCCTCCACCACCGATCCGCCGCCCTGACCCTTCTGGCCCTCGTCGTGGTGGTCACGGTGGCCGTGCCCTTCCAGAGGGTGCACATGACGGAGGAGGACAACGGGAGCGGCCGCAACATCTGGGTGGGGTTCAACTTTCCAGGGGCCTTCACCCTGGAAGACTCGGACGCCTTCATGCGGAAGGTGGAAGCGAAGGTCGAGAGCCTGAGGGACAAGTACGACATCAAGCACTACCGGATCTGGGCGAGCAAGACCCGCGGGAACATCCGCGTCCTTCTCAAGGACATGAGCGAGAGCGACCTCGAGGTCCCCTGGGTGGCCGAGCACCTGGTGAAGGAACTGCCCACCCAGCCGGGCGTCACCCAATTCACCAACTGGTCCCAGAGCCTCTCCTCGGGAGAGGCGGACATGCGGATCTACCTACTGGCGGACGACACGGGACAGCTTCTGGACACCTCCCCCGAGGTGGTCCGCCGCCTCAAGCTCATACCGGACGTCGTGGCCGTGGACACGGACCTGGAGGAGGGCAACGACGAGGTGCGGCTCCAACTGGACCGGGAAGCTCTCCAGCAGTACGACGTCTCTCCGGAGGTCCTTTCGAGCCTCGTGGCCTACGCCGTGCGCGGGTACCCCCTGCCCAAGTACCGCTACGAGGGCAAGGACGTGGAGGTGCGCATCCAGGTGCAGAAGTCCGACCGCGAGAACCTGGACCAGATCCGGGACCTGGCCGTCCCCACCCGCGGGGGCGGGACCGTCCCCCTCGCCTCCGTGGCGACCTTCCAGGTCCGGAGGGCGCTCCAGGAAATCAGCCGGTTCAACGGGAGGACGGCCCTGGGCCTCAAGATCAGCACGACTCTGAAAGACAAGAAGGAGCTGGAGAAGCGCGTCATGGGGGTAGTGAATTCCATGCAGCTCCCCCAGGGGATGACCGTTTCCACCTCCAATCTCCTCGGGAGGGGGGGCAACGCCGGCCAGGACTTCGCGGCGGGGCTCGCCCTTTCGATCTGTTTCGTCTTCCTTCTCATGGGGGTCCTCTTCGAGTCCTTCATGCTCCCCTTCGTGGTCATCACCTCCATCCCCCTGGCCTTCGCCGGCTCCTGGTGGCTTCTGTACGCCATGGGCTCGGAGCTCAACATCATGGCGGTCATCGGCACCATCCTGCTGGCCGGGGTGGTGGTCAACAACGCCATCGTTCTCGTGGACCGGGTAAACCAGCTTCGCAAGGAAGGCTCGGACCGCGAGGAGGCCCTTCTCGAGGCCGCCCGGCAACGCTTCCGGCCCATCCTGATGACGGCCCTCACGACCATTCTCGGCCTTCTCCCCATGGCCTTCGGGAAGGCGGCCTTCGTCGGGATCCCTTACTCCCCCATGGGGCTGACCTTCGTCGGGGGCCTCACGGCGGGCACCTTCCTGACCCTCCTGGTGGTCCCGCTCTTCTACCAGATTTTCGACGGATGGCGCGAGTCCCTCTCGGTCCGCTTCACCCGGGTGGCCCGCACGTGGGGGCCGGCCCGGTGGGCCAGGGCCAGGAGCGCGGAGGAAGGCCCGTAA
- a CDS encoding citrate/2-methylcitrate synthase, protein EDKTYQTVARVFKVVPEVLKQVQKIKDPWPNVDAASGCLLYHFGMKEFSYYTVLFSVSRTMGMASQLVVSRAWGEPIERPKSMPTAWFKAQAAK, encoded by the coding sequence CCGAGGACAAGACCTACCAGACCGTCGCCCGCGTCTTCAAGGTCGTGCCCGAGGTCCTCAAGCAGGTCCAGAAGATCAAGGATCCCTGGCCGAACGTGGACGCCGCCTCCGGGTGCCTCCTCTACCATTTCGGCATGAAGGAATTCAGCTACTACACCGTGCTGTTCTCCGTCAGCCGCACCATGGGCATGGCCTCCCAGCTCGTGGTCTCCCGCGCGTGGGGAGAGCCCATCGAGCGTCCCAAGTCCATGCCCACCGCCTGGTTCAAGGCGCAGGCGGCGAAGTAA
- a CDS encoding EAL domain-containing protein, which translates to MSSKKSHKESRQAARGQTGAVTHREEILRAADLLEECLLLLDEAGNVLHANAAAARCLGLSLEELLKANMARLADSAPPEEALHLVRGLLAAGEEFSGESVHTKPDGETVHLTLSLTRMNPPGSPGVAFALVARDVTDSRRAEEQILHDAFHDALTGLPNRALFMDRTGQSLARSRRSEEARFALLLMDLDRFKVVNDSLGHQAGDRILQGIAQRLKACLRPADTVSRLGGDEFALLIEDVREGRDALLFAERLHKALLEPFALEGQEVFTAASIGVALGTPAYENAEELLRDADTALNRAKAQGKSRSVLFDPTMHQSAVALFQMETDLRRAVESGQFHVYYQPIVSLKTGRTAGFEALVRWQHPRRGLVWPAEFIGLAEETGLIIPIGLFVLKEAIKQLRSWQSRHPRTPPLLMSVNLSGIQFLRPELTTQLDLTLREYGVEGATVKLELTESVIMEHAEYARDMMAQMKAQNVKLCVDDFGTGYSSMSYLRRYPIDTVKIDKSFISKMDTDPESLEIVRTVVTMAHNLGKEVIAEGVETREQLAKIKALKVEYAQGFFFSKAVDRESAESLVTWRWFW; encoded by the coding sequence GTGTCCTCCAAGAAGTCCCACAAGGAGTCCCGCCAGGCGGCCCGCGGCCAAACCGGCGCGGTGACCCATCGCGAGGAGATCCTGCGCGCCGCGGACCTGCTGGAGGAGTGCCTTCTCCTCCTGGACGAGGCCGGCAATGTCCTGCACGCCAATGCGGCGGCGGCCCGGTGCCTGGGCCTTTCCCTTGAGGAACTCCTGAAGGCGAACATGGCCCGGCTCGCCGACTCGGCCCCCCCCGAGGAGGCGCTCCACCTGGTCCGCGGGCTCCTCGCCGCGGGGGAGGAGTTCTCCGGCGAGTCCGTTCATACCAAGCCCGACGGCGAGACCGTCCACCTCACCCTCTCCCTGACGCGGATGAACCCCCCCGGCTCGCCCGGCGTCGCCTTCGCCCTGGTGGCGCGAGACGTGACCGACTCCCGCCGCGCGGAGGAGCAGATCCTCCACGACGCCTTCCACGACGCCCTCACGGGGCTTCCCAACCGCGCCCTCTTCATGGACCGGACCGGGCAGTCCCTGGCCCGGTCGAGGCGGTCCGAGGAGGCCCGTTTCGCCCTTCTCCTCATGGACCTGGACCGCTTCAAGGTCGTGAACGACAGCCTCGGCCACCAGGCGGGGGACCGGATCCTGCAGGGGATCGCCCAGCGGTTGAAAGCGTGCCTGCGGCCCGCGGATACGGTGAGCCGGCTGGGAGGGGACGAGTTCGCGCTCCTCATCGAGGACGTACGGGAGGGCCGCGACGCCCTGCTCTTCGCCGAGCGCCTCCACAAGGCCCTTCTGGAGCCCTTCGCGCTGGAGGGCCAGGAGGTTTTCACGGCGGCCAGCATCGGCGTGGCGCTCGGAACTCCCGCCTACGAGAACGCGGAGGAGCTCCTCCGCGACGCCGACACGGCCCTCAACCGAGCCAAGGCCCAGGGCAAGTCCCGCTCCGTTCTCTTCGACCCCACCATGCACCAAAGCGCCGTGGCCCTCTTCCAGATGGAGACGGACCTCAGACGGGCCGTGGAGAGCGGCCAGTTCCACGTCTATTACCAGCCCATCGTCTCCCTGAAGACAGGCCGGACCGCAGGCTTCGAAGCCCTCGTCCGCTGGCAGCACCCCCGGCGGGGGCTCGTCTGGCCCGCCGAGTTCATCGGCCTGGCCGAGGAGACGGGCCTCATCATCCCCATCGGCCTCTTCGTGCTCAAGGAGGCGATCAAGCAGCTCCGGTCCTGGCAGAGCCGCCACCCTCGGACCCCGCCCCTCCTGATGAGCGTGAACCTCTCGGGGATCCAGTTCCTGAGGCCAGAGCTCACCACCCAGCTCGACCTCACCCTCCGGGAGTACGGGGTCGAGGGGGCCACGGTGAAGCTGGAGCTCACGGAGAGCGTCATCATGGAGCACGCCGAGTATGCTAGGGACATGATGGCCCAGATGAAGGCCCAGAACGTCAAGCTCTGCGTGGACGACTTCGGGACCGGATACTCGTCCATGAGCTACCTGAGGCGCTACCCCATCGACACCGTGAAGATCGACAAGTCCTTCATCTCCAAGATGGACACCGACCCCGAGAGCCTGGAGATCGTGCGCACCGTCGTCACCATGGCCCACAACCTCGGCAAGGAAGTCATCGCCGAGGGGGTGGAGACCCGTGAGCAGCTCGCCAAGATCAAGGCCCTCAAGGTGGAGTACGCCCAGGGGTTCTTCTTCTCCAAGGCCGTGGACCGCGAGTCCGCCGAATCCCTCGTCACCTGGCGCTGGTTCTGGTGA